The following proteins are co-located in the Aurantiacibacter atlanticus genome:
- a CDS encoding SulP family inorganic anion transporter, which produces MKPKILTTLPRYGWHQARADVLAGVTVALVALPLSIAIAIASGAPPAAGLVTAIVGGFLISFLGGSRVQIGGPTGAFIVVVYGVIQEHGFDGLAVATLMAGAILLVAGLLRAGRLIRHVPEPVIEGFTIGIAIVIAVSQIKDLAGMRGEGLPADFLPKLEALWALRGSIDVAASTVGVSSIAVILLLRQLVPKVPWLVVVVIGASVVAALALPSVENVTSRYGALPDGLPVPVMPDVEAEMLIALLPTALTIAFLAGIESLLSAIVADRMMGGAHRSNAELIAQGAANIASPLFGGLPATGAIARTATNVNAGGRTPVAGLVHALVILLALLLAAPLAGKLALPALAGLLVVTAWTMSEPHRWRARLQLPRADLALLVLTAFLTVLADLTIAIALGTVLGLVLRFLQGRISA; this is translated from the coding sequence GTGAAACCGAAAATCCTGACCACGCTACCCCGTTATGGCTGGCATCAGGCACGTGCGGATGTGCTCGCGGGAGTCACTGTTGCGCTGGTAGCGTTGCCGCTCAGCATTGCCATTGCGATAGCTTCTGGAGCACCACCGGCAGCGGGACTTGTCACTGCCATCGTTGGCGGTTTCTTAATCTCCTTTCTGGGTGGAAGCCGCGTACAGATTGGCGGACCGACAGGCGCGTTCATCGTCGTAGTTTACGGCGTTATCCAGGAGCACGGTTTTGACGGGCTGGCGGTTGCTACATTGATGGCTGGCGCAATCCTGCTCGTCGCGGGCCTGCTTCGTGCCGGACGCCTCATCAGGCATGTGCCGGAACCGGTAATCGAAGGCTTCACTATCGGTATCGCCATCGTGATCGCCGTCAGCCAGATAAAGGATCTGGCCGGGATGCGCGGGGAAGGGCTGCCCGCGGACTTTCTTCCCAAGCTGGAAGCACTGTGGGCCTTGCGTGGATCGATCGATGTTGCCGCTTCGACAGTCGGTGTGTCGAGCATCGCGGTCATCCTCCTGCTGCGCCAGTTGGTTCCTAAGGTGCCATGGTTGGTCGTGGTCGTGATCGGGGCGAGTGTTGTCGCCGCGCTTGCATTGCCCTCGGTAGAAAATGTGACTTCCCGTTACGGTGCACTGCCTGATGGTTTGCCCGTGCCAGTCATGCCGGACGTTGAAGCTGAGATGCTTATCGCGCTTTTGCCTACTGCGCTCACTATCGCGTTTTTGGCGGGCATAGAATCGCTTCTGTCCGCCATCGTCGCGGACCGGATGATGGGCGGCGCGCACCGATCCAATGCAGAATTGATAGCGCAAGGTGCTGCCAATATCGCATCACCTCTTTTCGGCGGCCTGCCCGCGACGGGCGCAATCGCCCGGACGGCCACGAATGTGAATGCCGGTGGGCGGACGCCGGTTGCAGGCCTCGTCCATGCCTTGGTGATACTGCTCGCACTGCTGCTGGCTGCGCCGCTGGCGGGCAAGTTGGCCCTGCCTGCGCTGGCCGGACTACTGGTGGTCACCGCCTGGACGATGAGCGAGCCACATCGCTGGCGCGCACGTCTGCAATTGCCGCGCGCAGACCTGGCATTGCTCGTCCTGACGGCGTTTTTGACGGTTCTGGCCGACCTGACCATCGCCATTGCGCTGGGCACGGTCCTGGGGCTCGTATTACGGTTTTTGCAGGGAAGGATTTCTGCCTAG